One genomic segment of Candidatus Beckwithbacteria bacterium includes these proteins:
- the rplT gene encoding 50S ribosomal protein L20: MRVKTGIVRHRKHKKILDAAKGMRMTIHKRFKLAKQAELHAGEYAFHGRKRRKRDFRTLWIQRINAGLTSFELSYSVFMDKLKKANISLNRKMLAELALHNPNVFEQIVKKVK, from the coding sequence ATGAGAGTAAAAACCGGAATAGTCCGCCATCGTAAACACAAAAAAATACTTGATGCCGCCAAAGGTATGCGCATGACCATTCATAAGCGGTTTAAGCTAGCCAAACAGGCCGAGCTTCATGCTGGTGAATATGCTTTCCATGGCCGCAAACGCCGCAAACGAGATTTTCGCACCCTTTGGATTCAGAGAATTAATGCCGGTTTAACTTCTTTCGAATTAAGTTATAGCGTATTCATGGATAAATTGAAAAAAGCTAATATTAGCTTAAACCGTAAAATGCTGGCTGAACTAGCTTTGCACAATCCCAACGTTTTTGAACAAATCGTCAAAAAGGTTAAGTAA
- the rpmI gene encoding 50S ribosomal protein L35 produces the protein MPKQKTRKSISKRFKLTKTGKILRRTIGMRHLKASKSKKQSRRQKQVNYVTGKVAKKLKKVL, from the coding sequence GTGCCAAAACAAAAAACTCGAAAATCAATTAGCAAACGTTTTAAATTGACCAAAACTGGCAAAATTCTGCGCCGAACTATCGGTATGCGTCATTTGAAAGCCAGTAAGTCTAAAAAACAAAGCCGCCGCCAGAAACAAGTCAATTATGTAACTGGCAAAGTGGCTAAAAAGTTAAAAAAGGTGCTGTAA
- a CDS encoding threonine--tRNA ligase gives MSQQNEQLVKIRHSAEHILTMAMRKFYPDMKMAMGPAIDEGFYFDVDLGDQKVTEADFGKIEKEMWRIVNKKLPFEQQAVEIAEAQKLFEGNPYKQEWLDEIEQKGEKATLYWTGKGSEDEFVDLCAGPHVDNSEEVKAFKLLSVAGAYWHGDEKNKMLTRIYGTAFGSKEELQEHLHMLEEAKKRDHRILNSQLDLFSQSEDMGPGLILWHPNLSTAREEIELWWRQEHRKKGYQYVYTPHIGKKILWDTSGHTGFYKDLMYPPMTDERNDVYYVKPMNCNGHILIYKSKPHSYKEMPIRYCELGTVYRYELEGVRHGILRTRGFTQDDSHIFCTKEQLLDEVEGVLDFALEMNKVFGFDDLHYELSVHDPANKDKYAGKPEEWETAENTLRDLLKKRGVDFTEDPGGAKFYGPSIDLKAEDAIGRLWQGTTIQFDFNLPTRFDLTYIDQDGKEQRPYMVHRTLLGAFERFMGVLIEQYAGAFPVWLAPTQVVIVPISEKFDDYAQSLKKALAEKNIRVAVDNSNDSMQKRIREAEKQKVPYMLVVGEKEEQSSQVAVRARGRKDLGTMKLADFEKLIREDIEQKKIW, from the coding sequence ATGTCACAACAAAATGAACAATTAGTTAAAATCCGCCACAGCGCCGAGCATATCCTAACCATGGCTATGCGTAAGTTCTATCCAGATATGAAAATGGCCATGGGTCCAGCCATTGATGAAGGTTTTTATTTTGATGTGGATTTAGGAGACCAGAAAGTCACTGAAGCTGACTTTGGCAAAATCGAAAAAGAAATGTGGCGAATAGTCAATAAAAAATTGCCATTTGAGCAACAGGCGGTAGAAATTGCCGAAGCCCAAAAGCTTTTTGAAGGCAATCCTTACAAGCAGGAATGGCTCGATGAAATTGAGCAAAAAGGTGAAAAAGCTACGCTTTACTGGACCGGTAAGGGTAGTGAGGATGAATTTGTTGATCTGTGTGCCGGTCCTCATGTTGACAACAGTGAAGAAGTAAAGGCTTTTAAACTTTTGTCAGTAGCTGGGGCTTATTGGCATGGCGATGAAAAAAATAAAATGCTGACCCGAATTTATGGCACCGCTTTTGGCAGCAAGGAAGAATTACAAGAACATCTTCACATGCTTGAAGAAGCTAAAAAACGGGATCATCGAATTTTAAATAGTCAACTTGACCTCTTTAGCCAAAGCGAAGATATGGGACCAGGTTTGATCTTATGGCATCCAAATTTATCTACTGCCCGGGAAGAAATTGAATTGTGGTGGCGTCAAGAACACAGAAAGAAAGGTTACCAATATGTATACACTCCTCATATTGGTAAAAAGATTTTATGGGATACATCTGGTCATACTGGTTTTTATAAAGATCTCATGTACCCTCCTATGACTGACGAACGTAACGATGTGTACTATGTCAAACCCATGAACTGCAATGGTCATATTTTGATTTATAAATCCAAACCTCACAGCTATAAAGAAATGCCAATTAGGTATTGTGAGCTAGGAACTGTATATCGATATGAATTAGAAGGAGTTCGTCATGGTATTTTAAGAACCAGGGGTTTTACGCAGGATGATTCGCATATTTTCTGTACTAAAGAACAGCTTCTGGATGAGGTCGAAGGAGTTCTAGACTTTGCTCTGGAGATGAATAAAGTCTTTGGTTTCGATGATTTACACTATGAACTTTCGGTGCATGATCCGGCCAACAAAGACAAGTATGCTGGCAAGCCGGAAGAGTGGGAAACTGCTGAAAATACCCTGAGGGATCTTTTGAAAAAAAGAGGGGTAGATTTTACCGAAGATCCGGGTGGGGCTAAGTTTTATGGTCCATCAATTGATCTTAAGGCTGAAGATGCTATTGGACGGCTATGGCAGGGTACAACTATTCAGTTTGATTTTAACCTCCCAACCAGATTTGACTTAACTTATATCGATCAAGATGGTAAGGAGCAGAGACCATACATGGTTCATAGAACGTTATTGGGAGCATTTGAACGTTTTATGGGAGTATTGATTGAGCAGTATGCTGGGGCTTTTCCAGTTTGGTTAGCTCCAACTCAAGTGGTCATAGTGCCAATTTCTGAAAAATTTGATGACTATGCTCAAAGTCTCAAAAAAGCACTGGCTGAAAAAAATATCAGAGTTGCAGTAGATAACAGCAATGATTCCATGCAAAAACGGATTCGTGAAGCTGAAAAACAGAAAGTGCCATACATGCTAGTCGTTGGTGAAAAAGAAGAGCAGAGTAGTCAAGTGGCTGTCAGAGCTCGAGGCCGTAAAGATCTAGGCACCATGAAACTAGCAGATTTTGAAAAGCTCATCAGGGAAGATATTGAACAAAAAAAGATTTGGTAA
- a CDS encoding thioredoxin domain-containing protein — translation MDAKKSLTTPILIGLLVVASFFVGTLYTKVQIMEQTTKNAAANQEANNPSAANVKKEDTQPTEENAVGKVAGVSTTDHVKGAQNPKITLIEYSDYECPFCARFHATTKEILDAYGDSVALVYRHFPLSFHQNSEKLAEASECIADLGGNEAFWNFTDRAFDETNPIDPANLGAVAAELGVDQTAFNQCLDNGKFKQKVADNLSSGQTAGIQGTPGTVIMVNGEAKELIPGALPFDQVKPMLDKYLD, via the coding sequence ATGGATGCTAAAAAATCTCTCACTACTCCTATATTAATTGGTTTGCTGGTTGTTGCCTCTTTTTTTGTAGGAACTTTATATACCAAAGTTCAAATTATGGAGCAGACCACTAAAAATGCTGCAGCTAATCAAGAAGCTAATAATCCTAGTGCTGCCAATGTCAAAAAGGAAGATACTCAACCTACTGAAGAAAATGCTGTTGGAAAAGTGGCTGGTGTTTCTACCACTGACCATGTTAAAGGTGCCCAAAATCCTAAAATTACTCTTATAGAATATTCAGACTACGAATGTCCTTTCTGTGCTAGGTTTCATGCTACTACTAAAGAAATCTTAGATGCATATGGCGATAGTGTGGCTTTAGTGTATCGGCACTTCCCATTAAGTTTTCATCAAAACTCAGAAAAATTAGCTGAAGCTTCTGAATGCATTGCTGATCTTGGTGGCAATGAAGCTTTTTGGAATTTTACTGACAGAGCTTTTGATGAAACTAATCCCATTGATCCTGCTAATTTAGGAGCAGTGGCTGCAGAGCTTGGTGTTGACCAAACTGCTTTTAATCAGTGTTTAGATAATGGTAAATTCAAACAAAAAGTAGCTGACAATTTGTCTTCCGGTCAAACTGCTGGTATTCAGGGAACTCCCGGAACGGTTATTATGGTCAACGGTGAAGCCAAGGAGCTTATTCCTGGAGCTCTGCCATTTGACCAGGTTAAGCCGATGCTGGATAAATACCTGGATTAA
- a CDS encoding RtcB family protein — protein sequence MVIFQNKGRIAKIWVEKLKEIEPQCLAQIELMLQIPSLFKHIAIMPDVHLGKGAVIGGVVATKKTVIPNIVGVDIGCGICGLNTQLTFDKEGMNKQFWMNFKSKVDRAIPTGFNYFKDKQGMGQISSSLAAKPLQKLMDRASQQIGTLGGGNHFLEASYDEEESIWLMVHSGSRHIGLRIAEYYNQLAQELNIKRHEITPKDLWFLHLDEKEGQDYLHDMTWAITYALESRWQMLAMLYEAFVQVAQTAGYKLKKSNIRRDGINIHHNFASLETHFGEELVMHRKGATQAFKNQVGIIPGSMGTPSFIVKGKGNPDSYKSCSHGAGRIMSRTQARKTIDGNAFHQSLEDTFTKASIKYLDEAPGAYKDITKVMANQQDLIEIIHTLKPIISIKGEGD from the coding sequence ATGGTTATATTTCAAAACAAAGGTAGAATTGCCAAAATTTGGGTCGAAAAACTGAAAGAGATAGAACCACAATGTTTAGCTCAAATCGAGTTGATGCTCCAGATTCCTTCGCTGTTTAAGCATATTGCTATTATGCCAGATGTTCATTTGGGCAAAGGAGCGGTTATCGGTGGAGTAGTAGCTACCAAAAAAACTGTCATTCCTAATATTGTTGGAGTAGATATCGGTTGCGGGATTTGTGGACTTAACACCCAGCTAACATTTGATAAAGAGGGTATGAACAAACAGTTTTGGATGAATTTTAAGAGTAAAGTCGATCGGGCTATTCCCACTGGCTTCAACTATTTTAAAGATAAGCAAGGTATGGGCCAAATTAGTAGCAGCTTAGCAGCCAAGCCTTTACAAAAACTTATGGATCGAGCTAGCCAACAAATTGGGACTTTGGGAGGCGGGAATCATTTCTTGGAAGCTTCCTATGATGAAGAGGAAAGTATTTGGTTGATGGTCCATTCTGGCTCAAGACATATAGGGCTGCGAATTGCTGAATATTATAATCAGCTAGCTCAAGAGCTAAACATCAAACGACACGAAATAACCCCCAAAGATTTGTGGTTTTTACATCTTGATGAAAAAGAAGGTCAGGATTATTTACACGATATGACTTGGGCAATTACCTATGCTTTGGAAAGCCGCTGGCAAATGCTTGCTATGCTATACGAAGCTTTTGTTCAAGTTGCACAAACAGCTGGGTATAAACTGAAAAAAAGTAATATCCGCCGGGATGGAATTAATATCCATCATAATTTTGCTAGTCTTGAAACTCATTTTGGAGAAGAACTTGTCATGCACCGCAAAGGCGCTACTCAGGCTTTTAAAAATCAAGTTGGAATTATTCCTGGTTCTATGGGGACACCTAGTTTTATTGTCAAAGGTAAAGGCAATCCAGATTCTTATAAATCTTGTTCTCATGGAGCGGGACGGATTATGAGCCGGACTCAAGCTAGAAAAACTATTGATGGCAATGCGTTTCATCAAAGCCTTGAAGATACATTTACTAAAGCTTCAATCAAATACCTAGATGAAGCTCCAGGAGCGTACAAAGATATTACTAAGGTTATGGCAAATCAGCAGGATTTGATTGAAATCATCCACACTCTCAAACCGATTATTTCGATTAAGGGAGAAGGGGATTAG
- a CDS encoding translation initiation factor IF-3, with translation MAKKYYKLNQYIKAPEVRVIDETGENIGVIATTEALFKARQKGLDLVEVTEKANPPVCRIVDFRKFRYNEQKKTEAGNKKGKSQDLKEVRFTPFIGRSDLENRVKKIRSFLEDGDKVKLAVKFVGRQITRKDFGDRVMNEALELLGEEYYKVESEPKLQGKMLSMVIKPTGQNK, from the coding sequence ATGGCTAAAAAATACTATAAACTTAACCAATACATCAAAGCACCTGAAGTCCGCGTCATCGACGAAACTGGTGAGAACATCGGTGTTATAGCTACCACCGAAGCTTTATTTAAAGCCAGACAAAAAGGTTTAGATCTAGTAGAGGTGACCGAAAAAGCTAATCCACCCGTTTGCCGGATTGTTGATTTTAGAAAATTTAGGTATAACGAACAGAAAAAAACTGAAGCTGGCAATAAAAAGGGTAAAAGCCAAGATCTCAAAGAAGTCCGTTTTACTCCGTTTATCGGCCGCAGTGATCTGGAAAACCGGGTCAAAAAAATTAGGTCTTTTCTTGAGGACGGAGATAAGGTAAAATTAGCAGTTAAATTTGTTGGAAGACAAATTACCAGAAAAGATTTTGGTGACAGAGTTATGAATGAAGCTTTAGAGCTACTAGGAGAAGAGTATTACAAGGTAGAATCTGAGCCAAAATTGCAAGGGAAAATGCTTTCCATGGTGATCAAACCAACAGGACAAAATAAATAA